CGAGGAGGGCGTGACCGTCACCTTCACCGCCACCACCGGGGCCGACTTCCCGAGCGCGGTGGACACCCCGATCTCCGACGACCGCGTCGTCGGCTACCTCAAGACGGCCGGTATCGACCTCACCGAGCAGGCGCCGAACCTGGCGCAGGGCGCCCAGCTCAGCTCCTCGTACACCCAGCAGGGTGTGCGGCCCACGCCGTGGCGGCAGTTCCACACGCCCGGCTGGAGCACCACCTCGATGAACTACACGCCCGGCGCCATCTCCGAGACCGAGCGTCCGGTCTCGCTGGCGGCCGTCACCGACGGGATCACCGCCAACGAACCCTACTGGGGCAACTACGGCACCACCGAGCGCAACGGCTACATCGAGCTGGACCTGGGCGCGGCCAAGAGCCTCGACAACGTCAAGGTCTTCTTCGTCAGCGACCGGCAGGCCGGTGGCTACCGCGAGCCGGCACGCTGGTGGGTACAGGTGCCCGACGGCAACGGCGGTTGGAAGGAGGTGCCGGACCAGTTCAAGAACCCGGTCGTGCCCTCGGCCAAGTTCAACGAGGCGCTGTTCGACACCGTCACCACCGACAAGCTCCGGGTCACCTTCACCAACAACCCGACCCACTTCACCGCGATCAGCGAGATCCAGGTGTTCGAGTCGGGGCGGGACGTGCCGGACGTGACCAACCAGGCGCCACAGGTCACCGCCAACCGGGACGGCTCGGCGGACGGAAACCTCTCCACCCGGCTCGTCGCCACGGCCGCCGACGACGGCATCCCGTACGACAGCGAGCTGACCTTCGGCTGGGAGACCGTCTCCACGCCGCAGGGCGCGGGCGTCATCTTCGCCGACGCGCGGGCGCTGACCACCCGGGTCACCGGCACCGTCGCCGGTGACTACGTGTTCCGGTTCTGGGCCGACGACGGCGAGAAGCGGTCGACGGCGAACGTGTCGGTCACGCTGGCCGAGCGCGAGGTCACCGCGGAGTTCGGTGCCTCGGCCACGATCAGCACCAGTGGCACGGCATCGTGGGAGAACCACTCGCGGGTCAACGAGCCCACCACGCCGACCAACTCCAACCCGGGTGCCGGCAGCGGCTGGGGCAACTGGGGCCAACCGCAGAACGGCACCAGCACCGCACGGGAGGCGTGGATCCAGTACCGCTGGAGCGCGCCGGTGCGACTCTCCTCGACCGACATCTACTGGTACGACGACAACGGCGGCACCCGCCGTCCGAACGCCGGCACGTACGCCATCGAGACCTCGGAGAACGGCACCACCTGGACGCCGGTGACGTTGGCCGAGGGCAGCACGTACGCCGGTGGGCTGGCGACCAACCGGTTCAACAGCTTCGAGTTCACGCCGATCACCACCAGCTACCTTCGCATCCGCATCTGGGGCGTGCAGGGCAGCGGTGCCGGCACCGGCGTGCTGCGCTGGCGGGCCAACGGCGAGACGGTCGACTCGGTGCGGTCCCCGGTGCTCATCCGCACCGGTGTCGGTGACGTGCCGACACTGCCGAGCACGCTGGACGCCGTCTACGCCAGCGGCGAGCGCGGCCAGGTCGCGTTCAACTGGCAGGAGATCACGCCCGAGCAGGTCGCCGAGCCGAACGTCGACCCGTTCGTGGTCTACGGCACGAACGACGCGTACGGGCTGATCGCCGAGGCGCGGATCTACGTACGGCCGGAGATGTCCACCGGCGGTATCTCGATCCAGGGCGCCGAGACCTTCGCACAGTCCGTCGAGGTGGGCGAGCTGCCGTTCCTGCCGGACAAGGTGGAGGTCTCCTACAACGACGGGTCGCGGGACAACCAGGCCATCGGTGTCGACTGGGACTTCGACGAGCGCATCGTCAACACCCCCGGCCGTTACACGATCATCGGTGACCTGATCCTGCCCCCGTACGTCAGCCAGGCCGGGGCGACCCGGACCACGCTGACCCTCACCGTCGGCGACCCGCCCCAGACCCCGGTCTGGGACGTGGAGGTGCAGGCCAGCACGCGCTGCACCGGCAGGAACGTCTACGTCTCCGTCAACGCCCACAACGCCGGGGAAGTGCCGCTGCGCATCGAGCTGATCACGGCATACGGCTCGCGGACGGTCGCCGACGTGGCGTCCGGGAAGTCCGCCTTCCAGGCGTTCAACACCCGCGCCACCTCGGTGCAGGCCGGGACCGCGACGGTGAAGGCCACCGGCACCGTCGACGGCGAGCCGGTGACCGTCGAGTTCGAGGCGCCGTTCGGCGCGCTCACCTGCGGCTGACCCCCTCGTGGTGGCGGCGCCCGGCCTGGGGCGCCGCCACCACCCCCGCGCACGAGTGAGGAGATCGACACCGTGAACACCACCGTGGGACGCGGCGCCGCCCCACCCTCCACCCGGCCGTCGCGCCGATGGCGCATAGCGATCGCCGTGGCCGCGTCCGTCGGGCTCGTCGCCGGCGGTCTGACCGGCGTCGCCGGTCCGGCACACGCCGCCGAGCCCCCGTCGTACACCTTCACCACCACGGTCAACCCGATCCTCGGCGACGGCAGCTACTACTCCGCCGACCCGGCCCCGATGGTCGTCCGCGCCGGTGCCCCCGGCAACGACACCGACGCCGACCAGCTCTACGTCTACACCGGCCACGACCAGGCCGGGCCGTCCACCAACGACTTCATCATGAACGAGTGGGGCGCCTTCCGGACCGCCGACGTCGAGGCGGGGGAGTGGACCCACTACCCGTCGCTGATGCGCCCGGAGGCCGTCTTCGCCTGGGCCACCCCCGGCCGTGCGTACGCCGGCCAGGTCGTCCAGGGCGTCGACGGACGCTACTACTGGTACGTCCCGATCCACGAACGCACCAGCACCGCGTCGGACCGGTTCGCGATCGGGGTGGCCGTGTCGGAGAGCCCGACCGGCCCGTGGACCGACCACGCGGGCGGCCCGATCATCTCCCAGCGGGTGCCCACGCCGAACACCATCCACAACATCGACCCGACGATCCTGGTCGACGGCGAGGCCCCGAACCAGCGCGTCTACATCTGGTGGGGCTCCTTCAGCCAACTGCGGATGCTCGAACTCCAGCAGGACATGAAGACCCCGATCGGCACCCCGCGCACCGTCACCGGCCTGACCGGCTTCTTCGAGGGCGCCTGGATCTTCACGCGTAACGGCACCTACTACATGGCGTACGCCGGCAACAACGCCGGCCCGACCTCGCAGTGCACCCCGGCGAACTACCACGCCTGTCTCGCCTACGGCACCGCCGCGTCGCCGGAGGGACCGTGGACCTACCGGGGAACCTTCCTGCGGCCGGTCTCCTCGACCACCAGCCATCCGGGTGTCCTGGAGTTCAACGGCACCTGGTACCTGGCGTACCACACCGCCGACGCCGTGGGCGGCGGTCACTTCCGGCGCTCGGTGGCGATCGACCCGGTCGAGTGGGACGACTCGCTGACGCCGCCCCGGATGAAGCTCGTGACGCCGACCCCGGCCACGGGACGTGACCTCACGCCCCGGCCGAACATCGCCCAGGAGGCCCGGGTCACCGTCTCCAACGAGCCGGTACCGGTGCAGTACTGGGTGAAGGCACTCAACGACGAGATCGTCCGGTCGAACCCGCTGCCGCCGGACATGTGGGGCACCTGGACCGGCAACAATCCGCCGCAGCAGTGGGTGCAGTACACCTGGGACCAGCCGATGCGGATCTCCGGTTCGCAGATCGACTTCTGGAACGACCAGCCGCAGGGCACCGGCGTCGGAGTCGCCGCGCCCGCCCGCTGGCGTATGCAGTACTGGAACCTGGAGGCCGGGCAGTGGGCCGACGTGCCCAACCCGAGCGGTTTCCCGACCGGAACGCAGGGTTTCCAGAACACCACCTTCGACCCGGTGACCACCACCCAGGTCCGCGCGGTGTTCGAGGCGTCGACCAACGGCAGCACGTACTCCGGGGTGGCGGTCGAGGAGTGGAAGGTCCTCGCCGCGCAGCCGGAGTCGGTCAGCGCACCGGCGATGACCGTGGAGGTCGGCGAGACCGACCTGCCGGACACGCTGCCGGTGTCGTTCGGCGCGCAGACGCTGCGGGTGCCGGTCTACTGGGACGAGGTGGCGTCCGCGGACGTCGCCGAGCCCCGGACGTTCACCATCGGTGGGACCGTGCTCGGCTACGCCGCCGATCGCGTCTCCGCGCAGGTCACCGTCATCTCACCGGACGACACCGAGGGAGACGTGACGTCGCCGACGGTGACGCTCACGCCCAGCGGCAGCGCCGGCAGCGACGGCTGGTTCCGCTCCACGGTGCGCGTGCGGGCCGCCGGTGTCGACGACCGGGGTGGCCGGATGACCATCTCCACGCGGGTCGGCTCGGACACGCCGGTCGAGACCACCGACGTCCGGTCGGTCGACGTCACCGTCTCTGGGGACGGCCGGCACACGGTCACCGCGACCGCCACCGACCGCGCCGGCAACGTCTCCGACCCGGCCTCCCTGGAGGTACGCGTCGACGCCACCGCACCGGTCAGCACCGCCACCGTGAACAGCACCACGCGGGCGGTCACGCTCGCCGCGACCGACGCCACCTCCGGCGTCGCCCGGATCGAGTACGCCATCGGCACGGGCGCCTGGACCACGTACGACGGTGCGGTCCCGGCACCCGACGCGAACCGGCACACGCTGGCGTACCGGGCGGTCGACGTGGCCGGGAACCTGGAGACCGCCCGGACGGTCGCCATCCCGGCCGACCTGTCCGGGCCGCTCACCGGCAACATCGGGCCGATCGGCACGCCGACCGCCTCGTTCACGGCGAGCTGGAACAGTCTCACCGCGCTCAACGACGGTGCCGACCCGACCAACCCGGGTCAGGCGCAGATCTGGGGCACCTGGTCGGGCACCCGCCCGGCCACCCAGTGGATCCAGTACGAGTGGAACCGCCCGGTGCGGATCACCGGCACCGAGCTGAAGTTCTGGCGGGATTCCAACCGGGGCACCGGCGACGGTGTCGCCCAGCCCGACGGGTGGGTGCTGCAGTACTGGGACGCGACCACCTCGACCTGGCGTGACGTGACCGGCGCGTCGCCGTACGGCACCAGCACCACCGCGTTCAACACCGTCTCCTTCGACCCGGTGACCACGTCGAGGGTGCGGGCCACCATCCAGGCCAACGGCAACGGCACCACCTACTCGGCGGTCGCCGTCACCGAGTGGCGGGTGTTCGCCGACGACCCGGGCGTCCGGCCCGAGGTGCCGGTGACGGTCACCGTGCAGGCGCGGTGTGTGGCCGGGAAGGCGTACGTGGCGGTGCAGGCGCGTAACGACCACGACGCTGCGGTGGACGTGGTGCTGGAGAGCGCGTACGGGCAGCGGTCGGTGTCGGCCTTGGCGCCGGGTGCGAGCGCGTTCCAGCAGTTCACCACCCGTGCCGCGTCGGTGCCGTCCGGCAGCGCGACGGTCCGGGCCACCGGCACGGTCGACGGCACGGACGTGACGACCGTGGTCACCCAGGACCATCCCGGCGCGAACTGCGCCGCCGACCCCCGTCAAGCCCAGTAACCACGAGAGACAACGGAGAGTCGCATGAACACAGGGAATCGGAAGCGGTTGCTGGCGGCGGGTGCCGCCGGGGCGTTGCTGGTCGGGTCGGTGGCGATGGCCGCGCCGGTGTCGGCCGATCCGGGTGACAGCGGTGACGTGACGGTCACGGTGGAGATCGAGGAGTTGGTGGAGCCGGGTGTGTTGGCGATGTCGATCGCGGGTCGTGGCCACACGCTGGCCTGGCACTCGCAGCAGCCGGGCTGGATGCAGAACATGTCCGGCACCCAGTTGCGTAACGCCATGCTCAACCACGTCACGCGCGTCGCGACCTACTACCGGGGCAAGATCCATTCCTGGGACGTGGTGAACGAGGCGTTCGCCGACGGTGACAGTGGCGCCCGGCGCGACTCGAACCTGCAGCGCACCGGTAACGACTGGATCGAGGCGGCGTTCCGGGCCGCCCGGGCGGCGGACCCGGGCGCGAAGCTCTGCTACAACGACTACAACACCGACAACTGGAACTGGGCCAAGACCCAGGCCGTCTACCGGATGGTCCAGGACTTCAAGAACCGGGGCGTACCGATCGACTGCGTCGGGTTCCAGTCGCACTTCAACGCCCAGTCGGCGTACAACAGCAACTACCGCACCACGCTGTCCAGCTTCGCCGCGCTCGGCGTGGACGTGCAGATCACCGAGCTGGACATCGAGGGCTCCGGCACCTCGCAGGCCAACACCTACCGCAGTGTGGTCAACGACTGCCTCGCGGTCGCCCGCTGCACCGGCATCACGGTGTGGGGCATCCGGGACACCGACTCGTGGCGCTCCTACGGCACCCCGCTGCTCTTCGACGGCAGCGGCAACAAGAAGGCCGCGTACAACTCGACGCTGGAGGCCCTGAACGCGGGCACCACCCCGCCGCCCACCACCACGCCGCCGACCACCACGCCGCCCACGACCCCGCCGCCGACCACCCCGCCGCCCGGCGGATCCGGCTGCACCGCGACCGTGTCGCTGAACTCCTGGACCGGCGGGTTCGTCGCCACAGTGCGGGTCACCGCCGGCTCCAGCAGCCTCAACGGCTGGTCGGTGACGGTGGCGCTGCCCGGCGGCAGCACGGTGACCAACACCTGGAACGCCCAGGGCAGCGGCACCAGCGGCAACGTGACCTTCCGCAACGTCAGCTACAACGGAACCGTCAACGCGGGTACCACCACCGAGTTCGGCTTCCAGGGCAACGGGACCGGCCCGACCGCCACCCCCACCTGCACCGCCAGCTGAGATGAAAGGAAGGGCCCCCTGCTAACGCCTCGTGCATAGCAGGGGGCCCTTGCTAACACTGCACTCCGCACACCGCACCCGGCGCGCCGGGCGCGGTGTGCGGGGGTCAGCAGCGGCTGATGCTCGCGTTGGAGAGCGTGACGTTGCTGATGGTCAGGTTGGTGGCACAGGGGTTCTCCACGATCCGGTTGTTGGCCAGCGTGAAGTTCCGCAGGGTGATGTCCCGGTTGCCGGGGAACTCGGCACGGGCCGCCAGGCGGACCTCCCCGCCACCGCTGATGGTGCCGCCGCCCGCCGCGATGTCCACGCCGGTGCAGTTCTCGATCAGGACGGCGTTGTTGCCGGTGTTGGCGATGTCCACCCGGTTGATCGCCGTGCCGCCGGACTCCGAGACGCAGAAGACGCCCCGGCCGCCGCCGCGCGCGCGGACCGTACCGACCCGGATGTTGATCGGGTACGACGAGCCGATCCGACCCGCGCGGTTGGCGACCCGGAAGGCGGCGTAACCGGTACCCGTGCCGGCGTTCTCCGCGTCCACGGTGGTCACCGTGGCGTTGATGGTCTCGTTGAGCAGCAGGCCCGACTCGCCGACGTTGCGGGCGGTCACCGTGCCGATGGTCAGCCCGTCCACCCCGTACGTCTCGACCGCGTGTGCCCGGGCGCCGGAGACGTACACGTTGTCGATGCGGATGTTGCGTGACCACTGGCTGGTGTCGCCCCGGTTGTCGATGCGGACGCCCAGACCGCCGGAGAGCCGCATGTCGATCTGCCCGAGGATCACGTTGGTGACGTTGCGCATGAAGATGCCGTACAACGGGGCGCCGGTGACGCTGAGGTTCTGCACCTCGACCTGGGTGGTGCCGCGGGAGTAGATCGGGGCCTGGTCGCCGGTGCCGGACCCGGTGACGTTGATGGTGCCGCACACGTCGATCGTGGTGTAGCTGGGCAGCGAGATGCGGGACCCGGCGCTGATCGTTCCGGAGCCCCGGACCACGACCCGCTGCTTGCTGGTCCGGCCGGCGCTGAGGCTGTTCACCGCCGCCTGGACGGCGGCGCGCATGTCGGTGCCGGTGTAGACCGTGCTGCCGCCGTTACGGGCGGTCCAGGTGCCGCCGTTCAGGACGGCCTCCGCCTGGAACGCGCCGCTGCCGCAGCCGCTGGAGCCGCCCAGGACGGCCAACTGCCACTGCTGGTTGGTGCCGCCGACGTCCTGGTACTGCGAGATCATGCCGCCGTCCGCGGTGGACCACTCCCACACGTCGAGCGCCTTGTTGGAGTGTCGGTTGACGAAGCGGACGTAACCGCTGTCGGAGTCGGCCAACCGGAAGTGCTGCCGGTTGTTGCCGCTGACCGGCGCGTTCTGCACGAGTTGGACGCCGTCGTTGGCGTTGGGCAGTTCGAGGACCTTGCCGCTGTGCACGGAGCGGATCTGGTAGTAGCCGTTGCCCACGTCGACGAAGCGCCACTGCTGCACCGCCGCGTCGTTGCGGGTGAACTGGTTGACCGGGGCGTTGTCGGCGGTGGACCAGTTCCACACGTCCATCGCCTTGCCGCTGTGCCGGTTGACGAACACGTACGTGGCGTTGGGGTCGACGGTGGCGGCCCGTGCGGCCGGCGCGGTGACCGTCTCGGCGGTGCCGAGGAGCACCAGCGCGGCGACGACCACCAGGCCGAGGCGTGGTCGTCCCTTCGTTGTCCTGAGCAGCATGCGGTTCCTCCGGTGTGGGGATCGGTGGTGGTTGGCTAGGGCGTGGCGACGCCCGCGCGGCCGTGAACCGCGCGGGCGCCGCCGGGTGGCGAGGGGTACGCCGGTCCGGGTCAGGCGATCGCGCAGGGCGTGGTGTTGAGGGTGAAGGCCGACGGTGCGGCGGTGTTGCCGCCGTGGGTGGCCTGGAAGCCGATGGTCACCGAGGCGTTGGGCGCGATGGTGCCGTTGTAGGCGGCGTTACGGGCGGTCACCGCGCCTGAGGTCGGGGCGTAGGTGGCGTTCCAGCCGCCGGTGATGCTCTGACCACCGGGCAGCGTGAAGGCCAGGCTCCAGCCGTTGACCGTGGTCGGGCCGGTGTTGGTGATCGTCACCGAGGCGGTCAGCCCGGTGTTCCAGGCGTTGACCGTGTACCCCACCCGGCAACCCGCGCCCGGCGGCACGGTCGGGCTGGGCGGCACGGTCGGGGTCGGCGGCGGGGTGGTGGGGGTGATCGTCGGCGTCGGGGTGGTGGTCGGCGGCGTGCTGTCCAGACCGAAGAACCGCAGCGCGCCGGCGGCGTCGACCGGCAGGTTGTGCGACACCCCCTGCATGCTGATCGCCTCGACCGGCGCGGTGCCGCCGCTGCCCCCGTACCGAGTCCGGGTGTAGCCGGCCTGCGGACTGTCGGTCGTCGTCGGGGTCTGGCTCACCCCGTGCACGTTCGTCCACTGCTTGACCTGCTCGCCGAAGTTCGGATACCGCAGGATGTCGTCGTTGGTGCCGTGCCAGATCTGCATGCGCGGTCGTGCTCCGGTGTAGCCCGGGTACGCGGCGCGGACCAGGTCACCCCACTGCTGCGGGGTACGCGTCACCTGCCCGTTGGCGCACTCGCTGTTCCACTCCGAGCCGTTGGTGGTGGCGAAGCAGCCGAACGGTACGCCCGCGAACGCCGCCCCGGCGGCGAACACGTCCGGGTAGACCCCGAGCAGCACATTGGTCATCATCGCGCCGGACGAGACGCCGGTGACGAAGATCCGTGCCGGGTCGACCGGGTAGCGCTGCCGGACGTGGTCCACCATCGACATGATGCCCACCGGATCGCTGCCGCCACCCCGGCGCAGTGCCTGCGGCGAGGAGACGTCGAAGCACTGGCTGCTGCGGGTCACCGACGGGTAGACGACGATGTAGCCGTACCGGTCGGCCAGTGCCGCGAACTGGGTGCCGGAGTGCAGGGCCGGTCCGCTTCCGGTGCAGTAGTGCACCGCGACCAGCAGCCCCGGCCG
Above is a window of Verrucosispora sp. NA02020 DNA encoding:
- a CDS encoding family 43 glycosylhydrolase produces the protein MDTVNTTVGRGAAPPSTRPSRRWRIAIAVAASVGLVAGGLTGVAGPAHAAEPPSYTFTTTVNPILGDGSYYSADPAPMVVRAGAPGNDTDADQLYVYTGHDQAGPSTNDFIMNEWGAFRTADVEAGEWTHYPSLMRPEAVFAWATPGRAYAGQVVQGVDGRYYWYVPIHERTSTASDRFAIGVAVSESPTGPWTDHAGGPIISQRVPTPNTIHNIDPTILVDGEAPNQRVYIWWGSFSQLRMLELQQDMKTPIGTPRTVTGLTGFFEGAWIFTRNGTYYMAYAGNNAGPTSQCTPANYHACLAYGTAASPEGPWTYRGTFLRPVSSTTSHPGVLEFNGTWYLAYHTADAVGGGHFRRSVAIDPVEWDDSLTPPRMKLVTPTPATGRDLTPRPNIAQEARVTVSNEPVPVQYWVKALNDEIVRSNPLPPDMWGTWTGNNPPQQWVQYTWDQPMRISGSQIDFWNDQPQGTGVGVAAPARWRMQYWNLEAGQWADVPNPSGFPTGTQGFQNTTFDPVTTTQVRAVFEASTNGSTYSGVAVEEWKVLAAQPESVSAPAMTVEVGETDLPDTLPVSFGAQTLRVPVYWDEVASADVAEPRTFTIGGTVLGYAADRVSAQVTVISPDDTEGDVTSPTVTLTPSGSAGSDGWFRSTVRVRAAGVDDRGGRMTISTRVGSDTPVETTDVRSVDVTVSGDGRHTVTATATDRAGNVSDPASLEVRVDATAPVSTATVNSTTRAVTLAATDATSGVARIEYAIGTGAWTTYDGAVPAPDANRHTLAYRAVDVAGNLETARTVAIPADLSGPLTGNIGPIGTPTASFTASWNSLTALNDGADPTNPGQAQIWGTWSGTRPATQWIQYEWNRPVRITGTELKFWRDSNRGTGDGVAQPDGWVLQYWDATTSTWRDVTGASPYGTSTTAFNTVSFDPVTTSRVRATIQANGNGTTYSAVAVTEWRVFADDPGVRPEVPVTVTVQARCVAGKAYVAVQARNDHDAAVDVVLESAYGQRSVSALAPGASAFQQFTTRAASVPSGSATVRATGTVDGTDVTTVVTQDHPGANCAADPRQAQ
- a CDS encoding endo-1,4-beta-xylanase, with the translated sequence MNTGNRKRLLAAGAAGALLVGSVAMAAPVSADPGDSGDVTVTVEIEELVEPGVLAMSIAGRGHTLAWHSQQPGWMQNMSGTQLRNAMLNHVTRVATYYRGKIHSWDVVNEAFADGDSGARRDSNLQRTGNDWIEAAFRAARAADPGAKLCYNDYNTDNWNWAKTQAVYRMVQDFKNRGVPIDCVGFQSHFNAQSAYNSNYRTTLSSFAALGVDVQITELDIEGSGTSQANTYRSVVNDCLAVARCTGITVWGIRDTDSWRSYGTPLLFDGSGNKKAAYNSTLEALNAGTTPPPTTTPPTTTPPTTPPPTTPPPGGSGCTATVSLNSWTGGFVATVRVTAGSSSLNGWSVTVALPGGSTVTNTWNAQGSGTSGNVTFRNVSYNGTVNAGTTTEFGFQGNGTGPTATPTCTAS
- a CDS encoding RICIN domain-containing protein, whose product is MLLRTTKGRPRLGLVVVAALVLLGTAETVTAPAARAATVDPNATYVFVNRHSGKAMDVWNWSTADNAPVNQFTRNDAAVQQWRFVDVGNGYYQIRSVHSGKVLELPNANDGVQLVQNAPVSGNNRQHFRLADSDSGYVRFVNRHSNKALDVWEWSTADGGMISQYQDVGGTNQQWQLAVLGGSSGCGSGAFQAEAVLNGGTWTARNGGSTVYTGTDMRAAVQAAVNSLSAGRTSKQRVVVRGSGTISAGSRISLPSYTTIDVCGTINVTGSGTGDQAPIYSRGTTQVEVQNLSVTGAPLYGIFMRNVTNVILGQIDMRLSGGLGVRIDNRGDTSQWSRNIRIDNVYVSGARAHAVETYGVDGLTIGTVTARNVGESGLLLNETINATVTTVDAENAGTGTGYAAFRVANRAGRIGSSYPINIRVGTVRARGGGRGVFCVSESGGTAINRVDIANTGNNAVLIENCTGVDIAAGGGTISGGGEVRLAARAEFPGNRDITLRNFTLANNRIVENPCATNLTISNVTLSNASISRC
- a CDS encoding PHB depolymerase family esterase gives rise to the protein MRTAIRLWCAALAAIALTALAALSVPTPASAATLTEVTNFGTNPSNLRMYLYVPDRVAPRPGLLVAVHYCTGSGPALHSGTQFAALADRYGYIVVYPSVTRSSQCFDVSSPQALRRGGGSDPVGIMSMVDHVRQRYPVDPARIFVTGVSSGAMMTNVLLGVYPDVFAAGAAFAGVPFGCFATTNGSEWNSECANGQVTRTPQQWGDLVRAAYPGYTGARPRMQIWHGTNDDILRYPNFGEQVKQWTNVHGVSQTPTTTDSPQAGYTRTRYGGSGGTAPVEAISMQGVSHNLPVDAAGALRFFGLDSTPPTTTPTPTITPTTPPPTPTVPPSPTVPPGAGCRVGYTVNAWNTGLTASVTITNTGPTTVNGWSLAFTLPGGQSITGGWNATYAPTSGAVTARNAAYNGTIAPNASVTIGFQATHGGNTAAPSAFTLNTTPCAIA